In Carettochelys insculpta isolate YL-2023 chromosome 3, ASM3395843v1, whole genome shotgun sequence, the genomic stretch GGTCCACAAACGCCAAGACCGGCAGTGAAGGCGCTCCGCTCGCAAGCCGCGGGGAAGCGCCCTGCCTTCCTTGGACAGAGGGAAatcacaggctgggctgggctgggctggcccgaGAGATTAGATCAGGGCGAAAACATCACTGTCtgtcttgtctgtctgtctatgtatctgtctgtctgcctgcctgcctatcTGTCCgtccttgtctgtctgtctgtctgtctgtctgtccgtctatCTACCTATCTGCCTTTCCATCTGTCCATCCAGCCCCACACAATCCCTCTATGCATTCATCTCTACACACTCTATCTACCTGTGTGtcagtctctctgtctctgtctcatgGCAAGTTAGAGCGCTCAGCCCAGCAAACTCTGAAGACCGCTCAGGAATTGCTGCCCGGACTGAGCTGGTATCTTAGCAAACGCAATTTCCCCTAATGAAGCTAGAGCTCCTGGAGGGAGACTCCTGAGCTGtcaaatgaaagcagctgcatccCGCCAATGACAGTCCGCAGGAGGGGGGTCAGGGGCCAGATTAAAACGCCTTCTTTCAGTCCGACGCGGCTCTGCCTTCACCTTGTCCTGTGACGCAAAACTGTCCCAGCCTGGCGCCTCCTGTGGCCAGGTCTCCTGAGCGGTACCTGGGCAATAGCGATCAAGACGTAGCTCTCATCACTTAGCCCTGGATCAGAGGGTGCGGCGGATTTCCCCGGCTAGTACCGCGAGTGGGGCTTGCAAACACCAGCCccggctgggagcagagagaaaCACAGCCGCAGTCACGTACCGCTGACTCCCAGCTGACGCTCTATTTCGGGCTTCCCTCGATAGCGGCCCGGGCGCCCAGGAACCGCTCCGCGTCGGGCCCGCCGCGCTCAACTCGCTGGGAGATGTTTAGAAATAGATGTcggtttcttcctcctcctccgatCTGCCGGCGGCCAggccaggcccggcccggccgcgccAGCGTCTTGGGAAGGGAAGTCAGGGTTTGGGCCGGCCCAGCGCTTGGCCGTCACGCGTAGGAGAATAAGCGGTCCCCGTAGGACGCGCACCAAAGACCCCTTCGGCCCCCGATGTGATCTGAACCGCGCCCACGCCGCTGCAGCTCAGCCGGGCTGGAGCCCACCCGCCCCGCGCGGCGGGAAGGCTGCGCGGCAGCCGGGGCAGCACAAGGACAGCAGGCGGGCACCTCCCGGCGCTCTCCCGCCCGGGCCGGCCCCGTGCGGCGGGAGGACGCGCTGCACCCGCCAGCGCGCCGGCTGGAGGGTCGCTCTCCCCCTCTGGGAGAGGCGCCCCTGGCGATCAGCGCCACGCTCTGATTTCCGGCCCGCGCCCAGGCCTAGCGCCTTTCACGGCTGCCGCCCTCGGGGAGGAGAAGACCCACACGTGCAAGTCTTCTCACGGCTCTTCTCGGGGCTGGGACAAGAGTCACTGCCGCGGCGAGCGGCTGCTGGGGGAGGCGAGACTTTTTGCCAAGGCTCAACTTAGGCAACAGTGATCCAGAACTTCTAATAGTCAAGGGTcagatttctgtgtgtgtgtgtgagagagagagagagtgtgtgtgtgtgggggggggggttctttgAGGTCACAGCCACCTCCTTATTTCTGTTTCCCTCCCTTTCAATTTTTTCTTCAGAGCTTGTCCCTTAAATGACTCCCAGTGAATGTTCAACTGTGGCTTGGAACAGGAGTTTCGGTTTTAATCTAACTCACAAGGGACACATTCACACACAGACCTACACACAACATTCAACCTATagcatagatagatagatagatagatagaggggatGTGTACAGATGGATACATAGAGGGAttgtgtggggatggatggatgtggGCTAAATTGCCCTGACAGAATGCAAAAGGTTTAACTTGCCATAGGGATGGGGTTGGGGAATACACAAAATCCAGGCATCAAATTAAGATTGTGGCTGCCCCTCCCGGCCTCTTCTTCTCACAGGGACCTCAGTGACTGCTGGTTTTCCAGCCCGCCTTCCCTCAGGtgtggctgccctgggctccctgcagctgtggggaaccAGGAAGCCCGAGGGCTGGTTAAGCAGGATCTGAAACCCAGCCCAGCACATGGACTCCACACTTGCTGGGACAGATGCCACGGAGGAGCTAGGAGGCCGGGCTGGGTccaagcagcagcccagccagcctcTGTCCCTGGCTAGCACCTCAGTTCTCACTCCGTGCTCAGTTTCCCTCTCTTGCTCTCTTGCAGACTACACCCCGGCCGAGGCTGGCCAAAGGTACCTCTTCGACATCTCCAGCCTGCCAGAGACAGACGAGGTGGTGGGCGCTGAGCTGCGCATCCTGCGGCAGCTCCCAGCCAACCGGAGTTTGGCCCTGTCCCGAGAGGGAGCCCTGCACCgcctgctgctctctgcctgcccccGTGCTGACCGGCCGTTCCAGCTGTGGGACTCCCGCTCTGCCGACCTGCTGGACTGGGGCTTACCCCACTGGGAGGTGTTCGATGTGTGGGAAGCTGTGAGGGCTGGCCGAGAGAAGCCTGGCTCgggcctgctgtgcttcctgctCAGCATCGTGTCAGAACAGTCTGGCagtcccctttcccccagccagctgggcttCCGCAagtccctggcccagccccatgagcgagccctgctggtggccttTTCGCacagcaggaggaaggagaacCTCTTCAAGGAGATCAGGGAGCAGGtgaaagccctgggcagccccccagtCCTGGAGCCACCAGAtccagggcaggagctgcccgCCCAGCCAAGGAGGAGACGCAGGACCACCTTGGCAGGCCGGTCTGGGGGCAAAGGGCAGGGCAAGAAGGCAAAGACACGGTGCAGCAGGAAGCCCCTGCATGTGAATTtcaaggagctgggctgggatgaCTGGATCATTGCCCCTCTGGATTATGAGGCGTACCACTGTGAGGGGGTCTGCGATTTTCCCCTGAGGTCCCACCTGGAGCCTACCAATCACGCCATCATCCAGACGCTGATGAACTCCATGGACCCCGAGTCCACGCCTCCCAGCTGCTGCGTGCCTTCCAAACTCAGCCCCATCAGCATTCTCTACATAGACTCCGGGAACAACGTGGTTTACAAACAGTACGAGGACATGGTGGTGGAAACATGCGGCTGCAGGTAGCAACGTCTGCAGCCCCGTgatcccagcagccagccccttaTATATCTGTTTCATGCATACCCGAGAAGGCGGGTGAGTTACAGCCCTCCCGAGACACATGGTCTGCTGTGTCTGAGCAGCCTGGGTCTGCTACTTAGCACTCCGCGTACAGTATCTAATGTGCATGGAAAAGGTGGgacagtgggagcaggatcatTAactgggggctcctggctgccctcagaGAGAGGATATTTGCACCCCAACTTGATCCTAAGTATTGTACTGAAACATCACACAAATGGGCACTttatgggggcagaggaggggggaaatCCGTGACTGTCTTTCCTGGAATTACAAGCTCCAATGTGCTTAACCCAAACATGGGCTGTCCCGCCCAGTCTAGAAGGTCAGCTGAGGAGAATCAGTGGTGGTAATAATACAGGCCAGCTCATTTGCTTGCTTTCTTGTTGAAACTGCCCCTGCTTCTGTTCAGGCTGCTTGTCGACATGAGGTTTTGATCTTTCTCTGTTGACATAAATGACTGTTTATGCCCCTTCCCCCAATTATACCAACATTGTAGGGCCAGAGGCACACTGGGATCAGGTTTGATTAGTCAGTGTTAATTTGAACCCTATTCGTCAAGATTTTGTAACATGGCTGTAAAAATTTACTTTGGGCAAAAGGAGGGTTGGTTCTGACCACTGAAACATATTCCTGTATACTCTTCTTAGGGTTAAATCATTTTAACCCCTGTCCTGCGCTGCATGCACCCTAAAGACCATGTTCTGCTCCCTTTTGTACAAGTGATCGTATGGAATCACTGCATGGAAGCAGATGAAATTTCTCCAGATTTCCACCCAGTTACTTGAGAGCAGATTTTGGTCCCAGATATGTATCATATGGTGCTACAGAGTGAAGAAAGGGTAGCAGTACTTTGCACTCACTCCAGTGTCCATCAGGAGTAACTCTCTGGAATTCAACTGGTGTAAAGTTGATGCAAGCCATAGGTGAATCATGGCCCAGGCATCTTTCAAAGCTGTTCAAATGATGGTACAGTGGCGGTGGAACTGACATAAGTCTTATGAACGTAAAAGAAATAGACATTGACTGGCTTGAGATGCTTTCTATGATCTCTTCAAATTGCAACAATTTCCAAACTATGTAACTGTGCAAAAGATTTATTCGCAATGGGACAACATTTACCCAGTCTCTCCAATTTAAATAGGGCTGCTCACATCAGTAAGCACATTTTTGCCATTATACTATTCAGTCTCAATCATGTGCTGAATAATGAACACATAATCAGGAACAAAACTGACAAATTGCCAAGGCGCTGCTGAAAAATGTTAACTATTGAGAACCTGCTGGTTGGGTGAAGAGGTATAGAAACTGGATTTCAAGCCTCATCCTTTttcagacaaaactcccattagcTTCAATCTCATCTTGATTATATAGGGCACTGGTAGGGCTCAGGATAAATTCCCAGGGTTTGATTCTGGTGTTTCATTACGTTAAATTACACTTGTTGAAAAAATTGGAGAGGATTCAAAAAAagctacaagaatgattcaaggtctgGAAAGTCTCCCTTAAGTCTCTCAGTTTAACAGCTCCATCTAACTCTATCATGGGTTACAAGCACCTATGTAGAGAAGAGACTTCCCAAAGGAGGACTATTtacactataggttgaacctctctagtctggaagtctctcatctggtaacatccatagtccagcatgattttagcaagccagatgtccacttatcatgggtgtggccaagtttcccacggtcccataaaatttgtttacagacgccaatcctggctctcagtgttctgtgctattatgtaactgtaacttacccctaaatgacttccAAGagccagtaatcagtggaagtgttggtaatgctgcaagacaatattgacctcttgtggtctgtCAAATTCTTTCACCTGGCCtggtcgggtcccaagggtgctggactagagaggttcaacctgtagcaggaAAAGGCATAATGAGATCCAGCATTTGGAAGCTGAGGGTGGACACATGCAGACTAGGAAGAAGGTGCAGATATTTTAGCAGTGAAGGTGATTAACAGTCAGAACCACTTATCTAGTGAAGTGATAGTTTCTGAATTGTTTGAAGtatttaaatcaagactgaataTCTTTCTGTAAATCTGGTATGGTTCAGAAGGTCTGGGCTAGATGGAGAGATTAGTACATGATGTTCTCTGCTCTCTTCTGCAGGAATTCTGACTAGATTATCATAATAGTTCGTAATGTACATGAATCTATGAAACTCAACTGACATTAATGAGTTGCTTCTCACTGACACCAACATTGGTGCAACAATTGGGCCAGAGACATAAAATAcgtagggttttttgttttgacagaattaAGATAAATAAATGGATCGTGCAGTTCCTCAGAGAAAATTCAACCATTTAACCAGGCTTCTTGGTTTTCCAGCCAATGCCTTTATAATGACTTATAAACAGTTTGAGTCCCTTGTTGGCATAGTCATACAAGGGCCAAAAAGTACGTGAGTGGAACATTCACTAATCTTTATGGTCTGACCATAAACGGTGAACAGTTTTCTTGTGGCTACATATACGTTTGTAGTATACTaaaccacagcctgaccccctaaTATATCAAGAACATTACATAGAAATGCTTTTTATGAGACCAAAGTAATTTAGGCAACCCACAACCTGGATCACATTTATGGTCTTAAGTCTGAGATACGCATGCCTCAatggaagggaaaaaatggacaCTATGGATCTGATGGTGGCCTCTGTTATGTCTATGTGAAAAAGGGTGGCAGCTAGCCATGAATTCTGGATTTCTTAGCTCTGTTGGCTGAGAGTAGAATCTTATTTATATCTCTCTGTGGCCTTTGGTCTTTGAGAAACTATTGCCAAATTAATGCCATAATTTGCTTTTGTAGgagttaaaatcaattttgtaactaTACGTGAGTGCAAGTAGCAAAATTTGGATCTAGACCTCAAGCCAAACTTTCCCAAAGATCTGGAGGGGCTGGATCTGGAGATTTGATTTGTGCTATGGTAGAGAGAGGGTGTTACCACAGAGTACTAGGCTGGGATCCAAACTATTTCAAAGTTCAGAAGACTTTGGATCTACAGGTTGGTTTAGGTTCAGCTCTAATGAAAGTGATAACGACCTGAGAAGATAATACAGTTACAGAGAATAAACCATAATAACAAAACAGACTGTAGGCTAGACCCTCAGCTGGTAAAATTTTACATAGGTTTGTCATTATATCACCTGAGGATCTGCTTTTTTAAGTCCACAGAGGTCAACATTGTACAGGAAGCTCAGCTCCTTGTCAGTGGTGTGCGATGTGTGTTTTCTGTTTTTGGATTCCATGATGTTTTCAGCTGACCCTCTCTCTCAGTGGTTCGGGGGTTGTAAATAACGCTAGCCAGGTGACATGCATTTCATGAGGATAAGCCATAGCCAACTCTCCTGTAAAGGCCAGCAGGAAAGTTCGCAGATTTGTTTCAGTGTTATTAATGCTAAAAGTTAGACCAAGTCATTAGAAACAAAGAGGCTGACAGGAACATCTCTGAAGCAGTTTGGCCTGGAAATATGTAATTTACAATGTTGCTGAGACTGTTAATTGCCTCATTTTTCGAACATGACTGGCTGCTCAAggatttttttgttcttgttgtttgtttttcttattgcTCAAACACGTCCCTGCAGCCCGGTTTTCTAGTTTCCAAAAATATTAGTGGGGACAGTTCAAGGCTGGCTCAAACAGAGCTGAGCTCTAGACACAGATACAGCTGCACCttgccagctgatggctgccttgTCATAATGGTAGCTTCTAATCAATTTCTAAACAGATGTGGGCCTGCCTTGGATCAACTTTCCTGTTGTCAAGGAAAGACTAGGCCCTGGAAACTGAGCTCCTCTTTCACTACAAGAGGAGGTCCTCTCAGAACAAGGTTAGACACTGTGCCAACAGGTGTAGAAAAATCTCAAGGTATGGCTACACTGTATAGTAAGCTTGGGTCTGTGGGATTTGGGCCTGAGAAGCTGGTATTTCCAAGCTGTGCTTGATCATCCACACTGCAATATAAACCTTGGTAATAATTGCTAGACTTAGGGGAGAGTCATGCTAGCACCTCCCTAGTGTACTACTTAGAGCCTGTGACTCAGGTGTATGGTTTGACCAGAATCCACACTGTTTGAACTTGAGTTACAGTGGGACCTGGGCTATACTGACCCAAGCTGGGCTGATTTGTGTGTGAACAGAAAGGAGGCTTGGGCTCAAACCTCAAAGGTCAGGCCtactgtgcagtgtagacacaccctaaaataGACAGAAATGGATTGGCAGGGCAGGATAGTGAAAACCTGCATTGTCCTactcataagctatgtctacactacagcaatctgtcgataGACGTCACTGGGATtgtctgacaaaatttctgtcgacagagtgtggccacacacaaaagcagattgaaaaaggtgatctgctctttctacagagagcagccagactgcctggccctctttcaacagaacagccaaccagaactacagctgacagggctgcctgatgaccTGGAAGCCTTGCCTGTTGACAGGGGATCCCCTGGATTGCCCACATGgcttctttgtcaacagattctgtcgagaaaggagttctgtctcatgggggagaggcagaaggccgtCGATGAAAAGTACTGAGTTTTCTCAGCCAACCTctctagtgtagtcacagccataGTGAATACTTTGTCTATTCTGTGGTTAAACAATGTAATGTAGTCTCTTGAGTTCTGTCTGGTATTTTTTATGATCACTAAAATAATGGGGTAAGTTGAAGACATGGTGAGGGAAGCTGTTATAATATCCATTGCTTGTTCATATTAGAACAAGGCACCAATCTGCTGTCCACAGCTACCTGTTAGGTGGGCATATTTGGTTTTAGACAGAGAAAACTACAGCTGCACATCCTTCAGAAAAGTAGCTTTCCTGCCCTTCCCTGCTTTTTGCCCATAGAATGTTACCAGAATTTCACTGGAATAGCAATCAGTGGGCAAGAGAAACTGGGGACCAGAAGCACATTTCTCTCTTTATTGTAAAGTGGTGCTGCTCAGGAAGAACCCAATCTCCCTggaccttctgcagcagcagcagaactttCAGTGTGTTTTGGCAACAAGAAATTGATTGTTGTATTCCTCACTGAAGGCCATGACTTGAGCTGTCCACTTCAATGAGATCTGCGAAAAAGCTTGTGCTCTGAGCATGGAACACGAAAAGGGAGTTAAGCTCTTTGTTCAATGGGCCAgaggtggtttttgttttatcagaGAAATCCTGAGTGGCTCCACTGCAAGCAATGGCATTGCTCTGGATTGGCACCCGACTGTTTTGCACAGAGTAACTATTTCTGTTCTCCACAGGAATATTCCTTATTACAGTAGAGGTGTACAAATAATGAAATATATACACTTGTCGATTGCAGTATGATCTGCAAGTAAATGAGGCCACACCTCCTCGACGCTGTTCTCCACATGCCTGGTTTACAGATGCAGGATTTGAATACCAAAAGGGAAATTGTggctctattgaagtcaatggcaaaactctcactgactttggcaaggccaggatttcaccttggGAAGTACTGTTGCTTTCACCAAGGTTGTCCTTtcccatatgcagaatatgcaggTGCGTAGGGTACCTGTAAATTCAGGGCACCATTGGGTCTTAATGTCCATTCACCTGCCTCCTCCTatacctgttctgtggctctgctttctTGAGAGAAGACAAGAGTTAACTTAAAAATGAAGaagcctgccagagctattagcaggctgtgaaacctgtgaaagagccattcaagtggtaatgttgccatttaacaggcattttcCAGTCTCAGAAATATACATTTAATTTCCGAATTtactgtctcagaggggtagccctgttagtctgtagcttcacaaataacaagaagtcttgtagtaCCTTAGGGTGTGTCTGTAATTACCAGGAGATTGATCCAGTCAGggatgatcttccagagtttgattttgcatgtctggtggaGATGTGCAAAATAGATCTGTCTGAGCCAGTCAGggatgatcttccagagtttgattttgcatgtctggtggaGATGTGCAAAATAGATGTGTCTGAGGTcggcagttgatccctgtactcctggcTACTgtaaggagtaaggaaggttgagaggagaaagtctcccattgatctccctcagtgaggacagaccataaagtcaattgcagatatgtcgattctagctatgcaattgccatagcttgACCTGCATATCTGCAGCTGAAtttaaggtctaatgtagaccaagtcttagaggctaacaaatttattaggtcatgagcttttgtggataagacccacttctttagattatCTTCAGAATTTATTGTATTAAGATCTAGGATATCAGTTtaacatttgctttaaaatatttcatttgtgtgTTGTTGAAAATTGTACAATCACATCACTAAAAAAAATCAACACCTTCCCTGTCAGT encodes the following:
- the GDF7 gene encoding growth/differentiation factor 7, which translates into the protein MLKSNRGVSKAIKAPARRSPGRAEPTDSMELRAAAALCLWVLSACRPRPGLEAAAVRGSPGAGSPGPVAAASPPPRLAGQREAGRRGRGALRNGTVVPHQYMVSLYRSLSAPRPPGAASSGRSRADTVTGFADLAAGDYTPAEAGQRYLFDISSLPETDEVVGAELRILRQLPANRSLALSREGALHRLLLSACPRADRPFQLWDSRSADLLDWGLPHWEVFDVWEAVRAGREKPGSGLLCFLLSIVSEQSGSPLSPSQLGFRKSLAQPHERALLVAFSHSRRKENLFKEIREQVKALGSPPVLEPPDPGQELPAQPRRRRRTTLAGRSGGKGQGKKAKTRCSRKPLHVNFKELGWDDWIIAPLDYEAYHCEGVCDFPLRSHLEPTNHAIIQTLMNSMDPESTPPSCCVPSKLSPISILYIDSGNNVVYKQYEDMVVETCGCR